ttattctttggaaACATCAGTGCGGGATTAATGGGAATATATTTGTTCGCGAGAggctttaaattattattggatACATTCGTACACGGATACGCTCTGCATACCGTATATGGATGGTCAATACATCTAATAAGAGCCGTATGGGATTCAGCAACACATCTTTTATTACACTTGGGCAAAAACAATCAAACAAAAAAGAACAATAAAGAAGGTCCCTCAGCCCCAGAGGCCGAAGAAAGGGAGCACAAGCAGCCAGGCGGcataaaaaacaaagaaacaaCATACCCTCTCCTACCTGCAAAAGAAACAGCAGCATATACCCTCGAACTCAGAAACTGAGAAAAGAAGGAGGAGAGGGGACGCAAATACCGCTCTATCCGAATTCTCTGATAATCTAATTACATTACTTATCTTAAATGTACACGCTACGACGTGTAAACAAATCTCCTTACCCGAAATCACACGTTACGACGTGTAAGCAAATTTTCTCGTACAAAATCACACGCTACGACGTGTAGACTTAATTCAATTAACTCAAATAATCACATCATACACTTCTAAAAATAAACCTTAAtgtttttagaaacaaaatggAAATTAAGCCCGTCGATACCGCCTTCCTGACGCGCGGATCTTTGAAAGTCAAAATTATCAAGGAGGACTCACCGACTTTCTTTTGGATCCACATTGACCACGCGAGGGAACATTTAGAGGAGTTACTAGAAGACCTGACTAGCAGGATGACAAGAAGGGGGCGGTTCCTACGATTCATCGGGCCCATTCTACCCAATGAACTGGTAGCAGTCCAGGAGGGAAGACTATGGCAAAGAGGGTAGTAACCCATTTTATAAAAAGCGATATCGTGGCGGTCGCTTTGCGCGACTAGGGCCGCGTAATTCAGAAATCCATCCTCGATCTTTATATACTGGAGGATCGCTTCCGTGAGGAAAATTGGGGAGCTGTCCCATGCGGGCTTGCCCACTTTCAACCGATCGGTGGAAAAGCGAGATGGCCCCAAAGGTCCCGCGAACTCGCTCGGCTGCTATTGGAGAAGCGAGAGGGATGGATGAGAATCCTCCGCCCTGTAAGGAAGGATGCAGCGACCATCGCACTGGAGTTAAAATGCGGGAGTGAGGAAGAGATTAATAACCCGCGAGAATTACTGATCCGCATAGGATGCGCTGAGTGGACTGAAGAACTCATAAACTCCGCACTACCCAGCATAACACacgaaatttgttaaaaataattataagttcaaataataattagcCAAAATAATTGCgagttcaaataataataatttgttaggaACAATTATAAGTTCAGACAACCATAAGTTAAGATCTATAGATTTAATGGCAATCAATGATGCTTTATTGTTACAGAGCaatgtgtattatttaatagaaaaacattttaaagggAAAGAATGTTACATTAATTTAGTAGAAACATTTCTAcaggtatgtatatatatctgtataatatttgtgtgtaatgtcggtttaaatttttctttgaaaaattttttatgaaaacatatTTGCAGGCTACATTTGATAAACAAATAGGGCAGTTTTTGGATACGTCCTCGacttcaaagaaatttaatctggATCGATTTACAATGAATCGATATAATTCCATCGCTTACTCCAAATCATCAGAAATAGCATTTTTAATGCCAGTATTTTTAGCAATGCATTATGTAAGTTTactttttgtttcctttttttacagaaaaaactgATCTCTTTACATGATAAGAAATTGTGACGTTGCTTAACGTAGGCTGGAATCGAAAAAGTTCAAGAGATGTTCAAGCAATCAGAAACTATCTTGTTAGAGTTGGGACAGTGTTATCAAATTCAAGACGATTGCTTAGGTTGCTTTTTCGATTTGCGCAAAGATAATACTGATATAGAAGAAGGAAAATGTATGTGGTTAATTGTTAAAGCTCTTGAACTCGTAACTCCGGAACAGCGTAAAACTTTAGAAGTAAATATCGTTGGTTACATGTGTTTTCCTAAACGTTGTTGcattaatcaattttcttatttttttctttgtttttcagGAATGTTACGGAAAAAACAAAACACGTAAAACAGCTCTACATTGATTTGGATTTGCAGAATGCTTATTTTAAACACGAAAAATAAACATATCATGCAATAACTGCACTGATAGAGAAAATATCATACAAAAATCTACAACATTTTTTCATGGGTTTATTAGAGAAGCTTTATGGCAGACGAATCTGTTTTGGATAAACATATCTTAAATACTACTATTTTAAGCAAGTATTTCTTTTAAGCATGTTTAACCTAAATTTTgagcaatgtaaaaaattaataaattctatgtTTCCTACTGTTACGTCCAACGGACTCCACGATTTTCCCTTTCGCCGATAACGGAAATTCCCGCCGTGTCATAAAGAAAATTGGCGACACAAGACATCTGTCCCTAAGAAACATAACTCTGAAGTATACAACCGAAATGATAAcgcgaaaatataaaaagaaactatataTCAAAAACGTACATGCTCATCCTGACGTAACGTAAAGACAAACAGGACCCATagaaattacttaaaacaaGGGACCGACGGGAGATAAAATTGAAACGAATACCGAAtggaaaatgtcaaaattataatttacggcCCTGGCCTTCCCGTCAAACACATATGCTCTGACGACAATATTCGGGTTATAAAAAC
The Solenopsis invicta isolate M01_SB chromosome 16, UNIL_Sinv_3.0, whole genome shotgun sequence genome window above contains:
- the LOC120359813 gene encoding farnesyl pyrophosphate synthase-like, coding for MKTYLQATFDKQIGQFLDTSSTSKKFNLDRFTMNRYNSIAYSKSSEIAFLMPVFLAMHYAGIEKVQEMFKQSETILLELGQCYQIQDDCLGCFFDLRKDNTDIEEGKCMWLIVKALELVTPEQRKTLEVNIVGYMCFPKRCCINQFSYFFLCFSGMLRKKQNT